One genomic window of Macaca mulatta isolate MMU2019108-1 chromosome 8, T2T-MMU8v2.0, whole genome shotgun sequence includes the following:
- the LY6L gene encoding lymphocyte antigen 6L isoform X2, producing MEGLVLALCALPLAAASAVCATMPARNLSCYQCFKVSSWRQCPPTACSPLDQVCISNEVVVSFGVSRNCQQDKGSDVTEFTKTAGTHGVGRGSCSGGWVIRPSWHSPTAQHGAGCTGI from the exons ATGGAGGGGCTCGTCCTAGCCCTGTGTGCCCTCCCGCTGGCTGCCGCGTCTGCTGTCTGCGCCACGATGCCAG CTCGGAACCTGAGCTGCTACCAGTGCTTCAAGGTGAGCAGCTGGAGGCAGTGCCCGCCCACCGCGTGCAGCCCGCTGGACCAAGTCTGCATCTCCAACGAGGTGGTCGTCTCTTTTG GTGTCTCTAGGAACTGTCAGCAGGACAAAGGCTCTGATGTCACTGAATTTACGAAGACAGCAGGAACACACGGGGTGGGGAGAGGCAGCTGTTCGGGTGGATGGGTTATCCGCCCTTCCTGGCACAGCCC